TCACATACATTGAGGTTTGGAGTTGTAGTAATAGATGATTCATTAGAATCATTAGAAAATTCACATAGGGCATCTTGGAGTTCTATAAagtgttgcttttttatttcctcaaccaaaaatacatttaaaaaaatatatatatatgtatatgtgtgtatatacacacacatgcgcatgcgcgtgcacgcacacacacacattcttgggtcacctggatggcacagttaaatgtccaaccattgattttggctcaggtcatgatttcagggtcctgggattgagccctttgcTGGGCTCAGtactcagtggggcgtctgcttgagattctctctctctccctctcaccctccccacacttgggttttctctctaaaataaataatatctttttaaaaatatgtccctaggtgcttttaattttttaatatttttttaaagattttatttatttggcagcaggagcgcacacacacacgtgtgcgcacatatgagcagggggagggtcagaaggacagggataagcagactctgtgctgagcagggagcccgaaatgggggctcaatcccgggacactgagatcatgacctgaaccgaaggcagatgctcaaccgactgagccacccaggtgcccctcctaagTGCTTTTTAAGTGGGGCAAGGGTAACACATAAGATTGGACATTGTTAATCCTAGGTGTTGGTATGAACTCTTTCCAAAATCTAGAGCAAAGTGGGCTGGCCAAGGTTGCACATGGCTCCCATGGAGTTTGAGAACCTTCCTGTTTTTTCACCAAGAAGTTCatgtttaagttttttatttaatagatcTAGTCATCTGAGTACTCAGATGGTAGAACCACCTTGCACTTGCCTGCTTTTTGAACTCTTACAGTGAATTTTAAGAGCATACTTCGTATCTGATGtataaagtattttgttttttaaagaaacgtGATTTCTGAACCATTAGCAGAGATGCCATTATTCTTTCAAAAGCCGTAAGAGTAAAGGCGAATCAGAGTATATAGTCTCCAGAGCAACATTTGTCTCATCAGATCCTCAGCGtgttcccccctttttttctctcaaatgtgTCTTTATGGCCATCACGGAAATGCCAACATACAGCTCATGGCTGTAAATGCTCATTGTCCAACCAGAGCTGTAGGCCCTCCTTGCATGGGAACTTACACATGGGAAACACTGAGTATTTTGGGTTATTTACTTATGGTAAAATCCCGCTGACTTTCTGTGTTTTACAAAACATTCTGGGAGAACACATGTATTTGCATTTTCTACATAAATACAGTTGGCgattgccaattttttaaaaactatggtaacttttaggattgtttgtaTTTAATATACAGCATCAAGCAATACCTTTTGTCCTTAACTTGCAAATAAAAACTCATCTGGCCTGTAGGTGCTGTTGCAGATGGGGGGATGCGATGCCATTAGCTCCTCTCTTTGACTGCACATGAGGCATTTTATGGGTTAGAATGAGCTCTGTCATCACGGACTCTGTGTTTTATAATAGCAGTGAGAACACCCTGACTTGGTAGCATGACCGGTTCCTGAAGTATATTATCCTGTATCATTCTTACATCATCCCTGTCAGGGAGGGATAGTTTGGATGTTATTATGGCTATAATGAAGGTAGAGAAGTAAAGTTGTTGCAGACAGATTAAATGATTTGCTCGCGGTCACATGGTTGATCAGTGACGGAGATAGAACTGAATCTGGGTCATCTCAGCCAACCAGGCTTATCTACTAAGCCAAGAGGAGCATTTTGCAAGATGGCTGCAGTTGTTAggattttgaagatattttaccctccttcttttttttttttttttaaatcctttaatatagaatagttttaggtttacagaaaagttgcaaaactAGTACAGGGAGTTCTCATATACCCAACatcaaatttccctttttgttaaCATCTTATCTTTATCTAAAGTTAGtttggtacatttgtcacaactaatgaactaatattgatatattatcaTTAACATATTGATGATTAACATAATAATCATTGATTAATGATTAACATATTAATCAGTTATTATGTTCATTAACTAagcatattttattcagatttccttcctttttacctaACATTCTTTTTCTGCCCAGCATCCCATCCAAGGTACACATTACATTTAATCATCATTCTTCCTTAGGTTCCTCATGGGTCTGACTGTTTGGAGGAGTACTGAACaggcaggcatttttttttaatgtcccttCATTGGAacttgtctgatgtttttctcataattagacTGTGGTGATGGGCTTTAGAAGAAAGACTACAAAAATAGAGTGCCATTTTCTTCACGTCAAGAATGTGTATtatcggggctcctgggtggctcagttggttaagcaactgccttcagctcaggtcatgatcccagagtcctgggatcaagtcccacgtccagctcccagctccatggggagtctgcttctccttctgaccccccctctcatgttttctcactctatttctctctcaaataaataaagaaaattaaaaaaaaaaaaagaatgcgtATTATCAGCATGACTTAGCCATATTAATGCTGACCTTGATCACCTGAGACAGTGTTTGcgtctccactgtaaagttatcttttcccttcctttccatactctttggaaggaagttaCTGTGCTCAGACCATTGCCTTGAGGGGGGAgtatctatataaattatttggaattgttCTGAATGGAAGATTTGCCTATTTCTATCAACTCTGCAAATCCTgctctaccatttttttttctcatgcctGTTGGACAGGTGTGAAATTGTGGCAGGAAGAGGTGGAGTCGTAGAAAGTATCCGTAACAATTCACACCAGTTCTGAGTTTATCGACGTGGTTAAGAAAAGGTAGATGCTGCCTTTACTGTAGTGgaggagagaataaaatgagCTCCAAGTGATTGATTACCCGTAGGGAGCCAGGGAGGTTTGTTGCAAAGTGCAGGGAGAGAGTGCTATGGTAATAAAAGTATGAACTTCAGTATAGGAAATAGAATTATAGAAATTTAGGAATTTGGGGAAAACAACATCATTGAGCTTATACTATTCCAGCTTCTCCTGGGTATGAAACCATCTCCCACCTCCTAAATACCACACTTGGCCATTTACAGTGTTGTCATTGAATTCCAAACTGGATGTGGGTATCTCATCCAAATGtttgtcttttattctctttaatcTCCAAAATTAAGGTGTGCCCCCACCCCAAAACGAGTCTGATTAACTGCCTCTTCTGGGTGCCTAAGCTTTGGGCCATTTTGTCTCATgtcctgtgttttcctttctctctgcagaACTCGATCCGACACAACCTATCATTGCACAGCCGGTTCATGCGGGTCCAGAATGAGGGGACCGGCAAGAGCTCTTGGTGGATCATCAACCCTGATGGGGGAAAGAGTGGAAAGGCACCCCGGCGGCGGGCTGTGTCCATGGACAACAGCAACAAGTATACCAAGAGCCGTGGCCGCGCAGCCAAGAAGAAGGCAGCCCTGCAGACAGCCCCTGAGTCTGCTGATGACAGTCCCTCCCAGCTCTCCAAGTGGCCAGGCAGCCCCACGTCACGCAGCAGCGACGAGCTGGATGCGTGGACGGACTTCCGCTCACGCACCAATTCCAACGCCAGCACTGTCAGCGGCCGCCTGTCACCCATCTTGGCAAGCACAGAGTTGGATGACGTCCAGGATGATGATGCACCGCTCTCCCCGATGATCTACAGCTCAGCTAGCCTCTCACCCTCTGTGAGTAAGCCATGCACCGTGGAGCTACCACGGCTGACCGACATGGCGGGCACTATGAATCTGAATGACGGGCTGTCTGACAACCTCATGGATGACCTGCTGGATGACATCACGCTCCCATCGTCCCAGCCATCACCCACTGGAGGGCTCATGCAGCGAAGCTCTAGCTTCCCGTACACCACCAAGGGCTCCGGCCTGGCTTCTCCAACTGGCTCCTTTAACAGCACGGTGTTTGGACCCTCATCTCTGAATTCCCTGCGCCAGTCTCCCATGCAGACCATCCAAGAGAACAAGCCAGCTACTTTCTCGTCCATGTCACACTATGGCAACCAGACACTCCAGGACCTGCTCACTTCAGACTCCCTCAGCCACAGCGATGTCATGATGACCCAGTCAGACCCCTTGATGTCTCAGGCCAGCACCGCTGTGTCTGCCCAGAACTCCCGCCGGAACGTGATGCTTCGAAATGACCCAATGATGTCCTTTGCCGCCCAGCCTAACCAGGGGAGTTTAGTCAATCAGAACTTGCTCCACCACCAGCACCAAACCCAGGGCGCTCTCGGTGGCAGCCGTGCCTTGTCGAATTCTGTCAGCAACATGGGCTTGAGCGACTCCAGCAGCCTTGGGTCAGTTAAACACCAGCAACAGTCTCCTGTCAGCCAGTCTATGCAAACCCTCTCGGACTCTCTCTCAGGCTCCTCCTTGTACTCTGCGAGTGCAAACCTTCCCGTCATGGGCCATGAGAAGTTCCCCAGCGACTTGGACCTGGACATGTTCAATGGGAGCTTGGAATGTGACATGGAGTCCATTATCCGTAGCGAACTCATGGATGCTGATGGGttggattttaattttgattcccTCATGTCCACACAGAATGTTGTTGGTTTGAACGTGGGGAACTTCACTGGTGCTAAGCAGGCCTCATCTCAGAGCTGGGTGCCAGGCTGAAGAATCACTGAGGAAAGGGGAAGTGGGCAAAGCAGGTCAGTGCCCAGTGCTATGGCATTTGATAACAAAGTGGGGGTGACGGGGGAGGCtgacttttatttactttgaacTTTACTCCACCCTGAGAAGTTGAGAACCATGGAGCACTGGTACACAGTAACGTGGCTCCCGACCGTTTCATCTCCCAAGTCAGACAGGGCCatcaggtgcccctccccacaaTTTGCTGACAGCTCAGGAATTTTAC
The sequence above is drawn from the Mustela nigripes isolate SB6536 chromosome 5, MUSNIG.SB6536, whole genome shotgun sequence genome and encodes:
- the FOXO3 gene encoding LOW QUALITY PROTEIN: forkhead box protein O3 (The sequence of the model RefSeq protein was modified relative to this genomic sequence to represent the inferred CDS: inserted 3 bases in 2 codons) yields the protein MAEAPASPAPLSPLEVELDPEFEPQSRPRSCTWPLQRPELQGSPAKPSGETAADSMIPEEEDDEDDEDGSGRAGSAMAIGGGGSGALGSGLLLEDSARLLAPGGQDPGSGPAPAAGALSGGTQTSLHPQQPLPPPQPGAAGGSGQPRKCSSRRNAWGNLSYADLITRAIESSPDKRLTLSQIYEWMVRCVPYFKDKGDSNSSAGWKNSIRHNLSLHSRFMRVQNEGTGKSSWWIINPDGGKSGKAPRRRAVSMDNSNKYTKSRGRAAKKKAALQTAPESADDSPSQLSKWPGSPTXHAAATSWMRGRTSAHAPIPTPALSAAACHPSWQXTELDDVQDDDAPLSPMIYSSASLSPSVSKPCTVELPRLTDMAGTMNLNDGLSDNLMDDLLDDITLPSSQPSPTGGLMQRSSSFPYTTKGSGLASPTGSFNSTVFGPSSLNSLRQSPMQTIQENKPATFSSMSHYGNQTLQDLLTSDSLSHSDVMMTQSDPLMSQASTAVSAQNSRRNVMLRNDPMMSFAAQPNQGSLVNQNLLHHQHQTQGALGGSRALSNSVSNMGLSDSSSLGSVKHQQQSPVSQSMQTLSDSLSGSSLYSASANLPVMGHEKFPSDLDLDMFNGSLECDMESIIRSELMDADGLDFNFDSLMSTQNVVGLNVGNFTGAKQASSQSWVPG